Proteins co-encoded in one Fusarium musae strain F31 chromosome 3, whole genome shotgun sequence genomic window:
- a CDS encoding hypothetical protein (EggNog:ENOG41), producing the protein MSPLVARVARSAVVLRPLPAAQRGLRTSSILRDSEPYQAKPPKQDQNHNKILVAGALAIGGGFWWFYRGGKPVLDASGEPKAPTK; encoded by the exons ATGTCTCCTCTCGTCGCTCGTGTCGCTCGCTCTGCTGTCGTTCTTCGACCTCTCCCTGCAGCCCAACGAGGACTCCGCACTTCGAGCATCCTCCGTGATTCCGAGCCGTACCAGGCGAAGCCGCCCAAACAGGACCAGAACCA TAACAAAATTCTTGTCGCCGGTGCCCTCGCTATTGGCGGTGGGTTCTGGTGGTTCTACCGAGGGGGTAAGCCCGTCCTCGACGCGTCTGGTGAGCCCAAGGCACCTACCAAGTAA
- a CDS encoding hypothetical protein (EggNog:ENOG41) — protein sequence MIFLSGQIPADSQARLIEGTIAEKTHKMCQNAKAVLEEAGSSLDKAVRITVYFQNMDDMKDMNEIYAEYFPHRPARSACESPRLPAGASMEMDIIALQ from the exons ATGATCTTCCTGTCAGGCCAGATCCCCGCCGACTCACAGGCTAGGCTTATAGAAGGAACAATTGCTGAGAAGACGCATAAGATGTGTCAGAACGCAAAGGCTGTTCTAGAGGAAGCAGGTTCCAGTCTCGATAAGGCTGTTCGGATAACG gtTTACTTTCAGAATATGGATGACATGAAGGACATGAACGAGATATATGCCGAGTATTTTCCACACAGGCCTGCTAGAAGTGCATGCGAGTCCCCGAGACTTCCTGCTGGTGCAAGCATGGAGATGGATATCATTGCGTTGCAATAG
- a CDS encoding hypothetical protein (EggNog:ENOG41), translating into MALPKFLQPIGSKVPAHSDRVPLDIAQAEAPRFEKVIWYKEPHLRKLYFLIVFLLIASATTGYDGMMVNTSQQMDKWKEYFPEEKNESKLGILINMYNIGSIVSFFIVPYLADNWGRKPTIMLGCVIMIIGSFVSAFCNGYGMYMGGRFVLGFGNSLAQMSSPMLLTEICHPQHRGPLTAVYNCLWNLGSLIVSVVGWGTASINGHWSWRSITFIQAVPSIIQLCGIWWVPESPRFLINKDRSEEALQVLAKHHAGGDVNNATVQFQYREIKETIQADKSVASTRYIDFFKTSGNRWRLAIIISLGIISQYSGNALFSNYMDVIYEGAGIKEQNKKLALSAGKTILDLSISIGAAFTVDKVGRRPLFLTAISGMVFAFVLWTLTGGIYENSQYKTPPTEEQPDGGVAYSNTGAGYAQIAFVWLFGIFYDIGFSGLLVAYALEVLPFHLRAKGMMIMNITVQAILAIGNQTNKLAWNNMPNHWNFMLFYTLWDFCELVFVWYFYVETKGPTLEEIARIFDGDDAVAHIDLAQVEKETNLTRHESNTFEDYPPPKSLA; encoded by the exons ATGGCTCTGCCAAAGTTCCTCCAGCCTATCGGCTCCAAGGTCCCAGCCCATAGCGATCGGGTACCTCTCGATATAGCCCAAGCTGAGGCTCCCAGGTTCGAGAAAGTCATCTGGTACAAGGAGCCTCACTTGCGTAAGCTTTACTTCCTCATTGTCTTCCTGTTGATCGCCTCGGCTACCACTGGATACGATGGTATGATGGTCAACACCTCTCAACAGATGGACAAGTGGAAGGAGTATTTCCCCGAGGAGAAGAACGAAAGCAAGCTCGGAATCCTTATCAACATGTACAATATTGGTTCCATTGTCTCCTTCTTCATTGTCCCTTACCTTGCCGATAATTGGGGCCGAAAGCCTACTATCATGCTTGGCTGTGTTATCATGATCATTGGCTCTTTCGTCTCCGCATTCTGCAATGGCTATGGCA TGTACATGGGTGGTCGATTTGTTCTTGGTTTCGGCAACTCTCTGGCGCAAATGTCCTCGCCTATGCTTCTCACCGAAATCTGCCATCCCCAGCACCGTGGTCCTCTTACAGCTGTCTACAACTGTCTGTGGAACTTGGGTTCCCTCA TCGTTTCCGTTGTCGGTTGGGGCACTGCTTCCATCAACGGTCACTGGTCGTGGCGATCCATCACCTTCATCCAGGCTGTCCCTTCCATCATTCAGCTTTGTGGTATCTGGTGGGTTCCTGAGTCACCCCGTTTCCTCATCAATAAGGATAGATCAGAGGAGGCTCTCCAGGTTCTTGCCAAGCACcatgctggtggtgatgtgaATAACGCCACAGTTCAGTTCCAGTACCGTGAAATCAAGGAGACTATCCAGGCCGACAAGTCTGTCGCATCTACCCGATACATCGATTTCTTCAAGACAAGCGGTAACCGTTGGCGTcttgccatcatcatctccctcGGTATCATTTCTCAGTACTCTGGTAacgctctcttctccaactacATGGATGTCATTTACGAGGGTGCTGGAATCAAGGAGCagaacaagaagcttgct CTCTCTGCGGGAAAGACCATTCTCGATCTGTCCATCTCCATTGGTGCTGCCTTCACTGTCGACAAGGTCGGACGTCGTCCTCTTTTCCTTACTGCCATCTCTGGTATGGTCTTCGCTTTCGTCCTCTGGACCCTCACCGGTGGCATTTACGAGAACTCCCAATATAAGACCCCTCCCACCGAAGAGCAGCCTGATGGTGGTGTCGCTTACTCCAACACTGGTGCTGGCTATGCCCAGATTGCTTTCGTTTGGCTCTTCGGTATCTTCTACGATATCGGTTTCTCCGGTCTGCTCGTTGCCTACGCTCTTGAGGTTCTTCCCTTTCACCTCCGTGCCAAGGGTatgatgatcatgaacaTTACTGTTCAGGCCATCCTTGCTATTGGAAA TCAAACCAACAAGCTTGCGTGGAACAACATGCCCAACCACTGGAACTTTATGCTTTTCTATACCCTCTGGGACTTTTGTGAACTCGTCTTCGTCTGGTACTTCTACGTCGAGACCAAGGGACCCACCCTCGAGGAGATCGCCCGTATCTTTGACGGTGACGATGCTGTTGCTCACATCGATCTGGCCCAGGTCGAGAAGGAAACTAACCTCACTCGACACGAGTCCAACACTTTCGAGGACTACCCACCTCCCAAGTCACTTGCTTGA
- a CDS encoding hypothetical protein (EggNog:ENOG41) encodes MSTMVWRQTDLVAVKLPVMEQRPPTTLDSKAPTIAGINGTLDRFWSSNGESVQDLVHWSKPKGVDKIMGLVFYGRRQSVSILDCYLKRNLAKNGGLLDGVIFVERTKDPHDLALLKKLLESESLYEKWSVEMSADDNFSSGFGNSYDRVEDHVMYVKIDDDIVFMEDTVIPSIVKKRLDHPEYYIVSANVVNQPLLSWVHWNLGAIRPYLPEVDSEGKAIPSKQSDQKPLDWNPSNLPPWNGPEGFSLENWEHNDTTHRWLPLDKGGKDHILDTTPIEATEYHPMGRGWTQWTIGAQEHFSFFENLWKKKLSAYKFETWDFQYERMGIQFVALLGRDINRAKPIEADDENHFSCTMPRALGRHAVSDGRGVAAHYSFGSQRAGMDRTDIIDRYRSFARNNICTGPMLWAPGDD; translated from the exons atgtcgaccaTGGTATGGAGACAGACGGATTTAGTCGCCGTCAAACTCCCTGTCATGGAGCAACGACCACCTACGACCCTCGATTCCAAAGCACCAACAATTGCCGGCATAAACGGAACCCTCGATCGATTCTGGTCATCAAATGGAGAAAGTGTACAAGATCTAGTACATTGGTCGAAGCCCAAAGGAGTTGATAAGATTATGGGTCTTGTATTTTATGGAAGACGACAGTCGGTGTCAATTCTTGATTGCTATCTCAAG CGCAATCTTGCTAAGAATGGTGGATTGCTTGATGGTGTCATCTTTGTGGAACGAACCAAAGACCCCCACGACCTTGCACTCTTGAAGAAACTCTTGGAAAGCGAGAGTTTGTACGAGAAGTGGTCCGTTGAGATGTCGGCCGATGATAACTTTTCAAGTGGCTTTGGAAACTCCTACGACCGGGTTGAGGATCATGTCATGTatgtcaagattgacgaCGATATC GTTTTCATGGAGGATACTGTCATTCCATCGATTGTCAAAAAGAGACTCGACCATCCCGAGTACTACATCGTCTCAGCCAATGTCGTCAACCAACCCCTTCTCAGCTGGGTTCATTGGAACTTGGGTGCCATCAGGCCCTATCTCCCCGAGGTCGACAGCGAAGGAAAGGCCATACCCTCGAAACAATCTGACCAGAAGCCACTGGACTGGAACCCCTCCAACCTACCCCCATGGAACGGCCCCGAGGGCTTCTCTCTCGAGAACTGGGAGCACAATGACACTACTCATCGCTGGCTCCCTCTCGACAAGGGCGGTAAAGATCATATTCTCGACACAACTCCAATCGAAGCGACAGAGTATCACCCAATGGGCCGCGGCTGGACTCAGTGGACGATTGGCGCACAAGAAcacttcagcttcttcgaaaacctatggaagaagaagctgtccgCCTACAAGTTCGAAACATGGGACTTTCAATACGAGCGAATGGGCATCCAGTTCGTTGCCTTATTAGGAAGGGACATCAACCGAGCCAAGCCGATcgaggccgatgatgagaaccACTTCTCATGTACCATGCCCCGTGCGCTAGGACGAC ATGCCGTTTCCGATGGACGAGGTGTTGCCGCTCACTACAGCTTCGGAAGCCAACGCGCGGGCATGGACCGAACCGATATTATTGATCGCTATAGGTCGTTCGCACGTAACAACATCTGTACTGGACCCATGCTGTGGGCTCCCGGGGACGACTAG
- a CDS encoding hypothetical protein (EggNog:ENOG41), whose product MGACASCLGRGDGNNYDEEEESRLLYDDANGMQYGSFGDQAINGENDTLEAQRENEALQRVIAKTSDNMVDIFDIAPQENTNRGATTPFAYAGQGARLARYQHLVSKLSNQGDNNTASGVKVDWLPEDETIEMQKNGPASIKTLESDEGPLVGTFADAAAAMQ is encoded by the exons ATGGGAGCTTGCGCATCATGTTTGGGAAGGGGTGATGGTAATAACTACGATGAG gaggaagagagccGCCTTCTCTATGATGATGCGAACGGTATGCAATACGGTAGCTTCGGGGACCAAGCTATAAACGGAGAGAACGATACACTCGAAGCTCAGCGAGAGAACGAGGCACTTCAACGAGTGATAGCCAAGACATCAGA CAATATGGTGGACATCTTTGATATCGCTCCGCAAGAGAACACAAACCGTGGAGCAACGACACCTTTCGCCTACGCTGGTCAAGGTGCACGCCTTGCACGATACCAGCATCTCGTATCAAAACTTAGCAACCAGGGCGACAACAACACTGCGAGCGGTGTCAAAGTCGACTGGCTTCCGGAAGACGAGACCATAGAGATGCAAAAGAATGGTCCAGCTAGCATCAAGACTCTCGAGAGCGATGAGGGGCCTCTTGTGGGGACCTTTGCAGACGCTGCGGCGGCAATGCAGTAA